From the Devosia sp. FJ2-5-3 genome, the window GCCTATGCCGGCGCGCTCGCCTTTTTCCTCGGCGGGGTGGTGCTGTTCCGCCGCAAGGGCGACAAGACGCACAAGCGTCTCGGCATGGTCTGGGTCTGGGCCATGGTGACGATCAGCGTCACCTCCTTCTTCATCTGGGAATTGCGCATGTTCGGGCTGTTCAGCCCCATTCACCTGCTCTCGATCCTGACGCTTGCGGCCCTGTGGCAGGCCGTGCGCTTTGCCCGCCAGCGCCAGATCGTGCGGCATATGCGGACCATGCAGATCCTCTACCTGGCGGCTCTCGCCATTACCGGCTGGTTCACCTTCATGCCCGGCCGGATCATGAACCGGGTGGTCTTCGGGCCGGAGGGGGCCGGCCCGGTTGAGAGTGCGATCTTTATCCTCGCCTCCATCGCAACCGGTGTCTTCGTCATCTGGCTGGTGCGGCGCGCCGGGGGCGGCAAGCTGCCTTTTGGCCTGCCGATCCGCCTTCTCCGGCGGGCCTGAGCCCGGCCGGGAAGCGTTATGGCGTCATACCACCGCCGTGGTGCGGCGGCTGGTGAGGATGAGCGCCCCGATAAAGCAGGCGCTCATCAGCAGCACGATGGTGGGCGCCGGGGCGCTGTCGATGAAGAAGCTGAGATAGACCCCGACCAGCCCGCAGCCGACCGAAATGGCCACCGCCAGCCACAGCATCACGCCGAAGCGGCGGGTGAGCAGGAAGGCGATGGCGCCCGGCGCAATGAGCATGGCGATGACGAGGACGATGCCGACGGCCTGCAAGGCCCCGACAATGGTGAGCGCGATCATCGCCAGGAGACCATAGTGCAGGAGCCGCACCGAAAGTCCGATGGCACCCGCCTGCTGGGGGTCGAAGATGAACAGCATGATGTCGCGCCATTTGGCGGCGAGAATGACAGTCACCACGAGCGCAATGATGCCGGTCTGGATGAGGTCCGCCGTGCCCACGCCGAGGATGTTGCCGAAGAGAATGTGGTCGAGATGGATATCCGTGCGGATCGCGGCAAAGAGCACGATGCCGAGGCCGAAGAGGCCCGAGAACACCACGCCCATCACCGTGTCTTCCTTGATCCGGCTATGCTCCTTCAAGAACCCGACGCTGAGCGCGCAGACCATGCCGGCGATAAAGGCGCCGACACCGAGCGGCAGCCCCACAATATAGGCCAGAACCACGCCCGGCAGCACGGCGTGGGAGATGGCGTCGCCCATCAGCGACCAGCCTTTGAGGACCAGGAAGCAGGAGAGCAGCGCCGTCGGCACCGCAACCAGCACGGCGATTATCATGGCCTGGACCATGAAGGGAAACTGGAACGGCCAGAGGGCCATTTCATACCATGCAATGTCCGGGGTCATTGTGCCGTCTCCCGCGCAACCCGGCGCCGTGCCGCCAGCATGCCGTGCTTGGGGGCGAAGAAGAAGGCGGTGAGAAATACCGCTGTCTGCAACACCACGATGATGCCGCCCGTGGCGCCGTCGAGGAAATAGCTGAGATAGGCGCCGAAAAAGCTCGAGAGCACGCCGACGGCAATGGCGATCAGGATCAGCCGGGGGAACCGATCGGCCAGGAGATAGGCCGTGGCGCCCGGCGTGACGACCATGGCGATGACAAGGAAGGCGCCGACCGTCTGCATGGCCGCAACCGTGGCGGCACTCAGAAGGGTGAAGAAAATCAGCTTGAGCCAATCGGTCTTGATGCCGATGGAGCGGGCATGGCTTTCATCGAAAAAGGTGACCATGAGATCCTTCCAGATCACCAGCATCACCGCGAGCGTGACGCCTGAAATGATCACCAGTTGCAGGGTGTCCTCGGGGGTGATGGCGAGGATATTGCCGAGCACGATGGTCTGGATGTCGATGGGCGTGGGCGAGAGCGACACCATGAACAGGCCGAGGCCGAAAAAGCTCGAAAAGATCAGCCCGATCACCGCGTCTTCGCGCAGCTTGGTGCGCTGGGAGAGGAACAGCATGGCCCCTGCCGCGAGACCGCCCGAAAAGAAGGCGCCGAGCGAAAAAGGCAGGCCCAGCATATAGGCGCCCGCAACCCCCGGAACGATGGAATGGCTCAGCGCATCGCCGATCAGCGACCAGCCCTTGAGCATGAGATAGGCCGAGAGAAAGGCGCAGATGCCGCCGACCAGGGCCGACACCCACATGGCATTGACCATGTAGTGGTAGGAAAAGGGTTCGAGCAGGGTCTCGATCATTTCTCGCTGCTCGACTGCTGATGGGTCATCTTGCCGTTTTCGCCATAGAGCACGAGCGGACGTTCATCGTCGGAGAGCACGGATACCCGCCTCGGGTCGTCGTCGGCATGCAGGCCCGGCCCGCCCAGCACGAAATGGCGGAGCACCCCGCCAAAAGCCTCTTCGA encodes:
- a CDS encoding metal ABC transporter permease, which encodes MIETLLEPFSYHYMVNAMWVSALVGGICAFLSAYLMLKGWSLIGDALSHSIVPGVAGAYMLGLPFSLGAFFSGGLAAGAMLFLSQRTKLREDAVIGLIFSSFFGLGLFMVSLSPTPIDIQTIVLGNILAITPEDTLQLVIISGVTLAVMLVIWKDLMVTFFDESHARSIGIKTDWLKLIFFTLLSAATVAAMQTVGAFLVIAMVVTPGATAYLLADRFPRLILIAIAVGVLSSFFGAYLSYFLDGATGGIIVVLQTAVFLTAFFFAPKHGMLAARRRVARETAQ
- a CDS encoding DUF2306 domain-containing protein, which produces MSLEPLLSAHPIIQLHAYAGALAFFLGGVVLFRRKGDKTHKRLGMVWVWAMVTISVTSFFIWELRMFGLFSPIHLLSILTLAALWQAVRFARQRQIVRHMRTMQILYLAALAITGWFTFMPGRIMNRVVFGPEGAGPVESAIFILASIATGVFVIWLVRRAGGGKLPFGLPIRLLRRA
- a CDS encoding metal ABC transporter permease, whose protein sequence is MTPDIAWYEMALWPFQFPFMVQAMIIAVLVAVPTALLSCFLVLKGWSLMGDAISHAVLPGVVLAYIVGLPLGVGAFIAGMVCALSVGFLKEHSRIKEDTVMGVVFSGLFGLGIVLFAAIRTDIHLDHILFGNILGVGTADLIQTGIIALVVTVILAAKWRDIMLFIFDPQQAGAIGLSVRLLHYGLLAMIALTIVGALQAVGIVLVIAMLIAPGAIAFLLTRRFGVMLWLAVAISVGCGLVGVYLSFFIDSAPAPTIVLLMSACFIGALILTSRRTTAVV